A portion of the Juglans microcarpa x Juglans regia isolate MS1-56 chromosome 1D, Jm3101_v1.0, whole genome shotgun sequence genome contains these proteins:
- the LOC121259274 gene encoding cation/H(+) antiporter 15-like, with translation MSIIDNNLNPVGNFEFCYNKSIIQSNGLWRAENALTSSLPIFVAQLAFIILINRIAVLLLKPLGQPRITAEILGGVIMGHSGLGHLEVFRNFVLPIKSLWTLETVANLSLVYYMFLVGLETDISLILHAGKKAYSMALAGIIVAMSAGFGLFYKLNPKPSYPGGAIFWAIGLACTNFPDLARILADAKLLRLEMGQTALTSALINDFCCWVFLVVAVAFLEMGVYISVASTLAFTLFCVIVVRPALKWIMCRITKEDDYEEYHIGFILLGVILFGFIADACGAHSIAGAFMLGVIMPKGELKDTLMEKVEDFVSGTMLPLFFLVIGIRVNISTLAYGTTWMNVLTVMFLACVPKILSTWLVSLFYKMPPLEGLALGLLMNTKGLLSLIILSAGRDRKALDNQTFSVMVVAFWLMTFVIGPILASSYRQTWRSGQSGARTIQSAKPDSEFRILVGVHAMPNVSSIVNLIQASNPTELSPICVFAVHLVELTGRASAMLIVHDTCTKSSHEKVGVGRARAQSDVLGAFESLESRSNGISVKPLTAVSAYDSMHEDICNLAEDKNVILILIPFHKQSTIDGEWEDTNPALRGINQNVLTNAPCSVGIFVDRGLGSVSLTRRDFEHSCQGQRFAMLYIGGPDDREALAYAWRMSGHPGVSLDVVRFVSAEDNLNRRDQNHQGDHYDDKEGILGDTNGHNDNREKQPDEEYLAHVRQASACNPSVSYMEKVVNNGEETLKALSTMKNEYDLYIVGRGEGMVSPLTSGLAEWSDCPELGALGDTLVSSSFASNASVLIIKQHASCSYGGTEDIYINDMDGGSTDYEAGRNNKISGCLTEMSWHLPQKNRN, from the exons ATGTCAATCATAGACAACAACCTCAACCCAGTGGGTAACTTTGAATTTTGCTATAATAAGAGCATAATTCAAAGCAACGGCCTATGGCGAGCTGAAAACGCTTTGACATCTTCTCTCCCAATCTTTGTCGCCCAACTGGCCTTCATTATTCTGATCAATCGCATTGCAGTTCTCCTCCTGAAGCCTTTGGGACAACCTCGTATAACCGCTGAGATTCTT GGAGGTGTAATAATGGGGCATTCTGGACTTGGCCACTTGGAAGTCTTTCGAAACTTTGTGCTTCCTATCAAGAGCCTTTGGACATTAGAGACGGTTGCGAATTTGAGTCTGGTTTACTACATGTTCCTGGTCGGTCTTGAGACTGATATATCCCTAATTCTTCATGCTGGGAAAAAGGCATACAGCATGGCCCTTGCTGGTATTATTGTCGCAATGTCTGCTGGGTTCGGTTTATTTTACAAACTCAACCCAAAGCCATCCTACCCGGGGGGCGCCATTTTCTGGGCCATTGGTCTCGCCTGCACCAATTTTCCGGACCTTGCACGAATCCTCGCAGACGCAAAGCTTCTCCGCTTGGAGATGGGACAGACAGCCTTGACCTCCGCCCTTATCAACGACTTCTGCTGTTGGGTTTTTCTAGTTGTGGCGGTGGCGTTCCTCGAGATGGGGGTGTATATTTCTGTCGCTTCCACCCTTGCCTTCACGCTATTCTGCGTGATTGTAGTTCGTCCAGCTTTGAAATGGATCATGTGCCGCATAACAAAAGAAGATGACTATGAGGAGTACCATATTGGCTTTATTCTACTTGGAGTTATCCTCTTTGGGTTCATCGCCGATGCGTGCGGCGCGCACTCCATTGCTGGGGCTTTCATGTTGGGAGTTATTATGCCAAAAGGGGAACTTAAAGATACACTTATGGAGAAGGTTGAAGACTTTGTGTCAGGAACCATGTTGCCCCTCTTCTTCTTAGTTATTGGGATCAGAGTTAATATTTCAACACTGGCCTATGGCACAACTTGGATGAACGTGTTGACGGTTATGTTTTTAGCTTGTGTCCCCAAAATTCTCAGCACTTGGCTTGTctctttattctataaaatGCCACCTCTAGAAGGTCTGGCCCTTGGACTACTTATGAACACCAAAGGCTTATTATCGTTAATTATCCTGAGCGCCGGACGCGATCGAAAG GCTCTGGACAACCAAACATTTTCAGTAATGGTGGTTGCGTTTTGGCTGATGACGTTTGTGATAGGGCCTATCCTGGCAAGCTCTTATAGGCAAACATGGCGTTCAGGGCAATCCGGCGCCAGGACCATTCAAAGCGCAAAGCCAGACAGCGAGTTTCGGATCCTTGTCGGCGTTCATGCCATGCCTAATGTCTCCAGCATCGTCAACCTCATCCAAGCTTCGAATCCCACCGAACTATCCCCCATTTGTGTCTTTGCCGTTCACCTTGTCGAACTCACTGGTCGTGCATCCGCCATGCTCATTGTCCATGACACATGCACAAAGTCTTCTCATGAGAAAGTTGGTGTTGGCCGCGCAAGAGCACAGTCAGATGTTTTGGGTGCCTTTGAGAGCTTGGAGAGCCGAAGCAATGGCATCTCTGTCAAACCGCTCACCGCCGTTTCTGCTTATGACTCCATGCACGAGGACATTTGCAACCTAGCTGAGGACAAGAACGTGATCCTCATACTAATCCCATTTCACAAACAATCCACCATCGATGGCGAATGGGAAGATACCAACCCTGCTCTCCGAGGGATCAACCAAAACGTGCTAACCAATGCGCCATGTTCAGTGGGTATTTTTGTCGATCGCGGTTTGGGCAGTGTGTCCTTGACGCGTAGGGATTTCGAACATAGTTGCCAAGGACAACGCTTCGCCATGCTCTACATCGGCGGCCCCGATGACCGGGAGGCATTGGCTTATGCATGGAGGATGTCAGGGCACCCAGGGGTGAGCCTAGACGTGGTGCGATTTGTTTCAGCTGAGGATAACTTGAACCGAAGAGATCAAAACCACCAAGGAGATCACTACGATGACAAAGAAGGGATTTTAGGAGACACAAACGGACACAATGATAATCGGGAGAAGCAACCGGACGAGGAATATCTAGCACATGTTAGGCAAGCTTCGGCGTGCAACCCTTCAGTTTCATACATGGAAAAGGTGGTGAATAATGGGGAGGAAACTTTGAAAGCTTTGAGCACAATGAAGAATGAGTATGATCTTTATATAGTAGGAAGGGGAGAAGGAATGGTGTCGCCATTGACATCTGGTTTGGCAGAATGGAGTGATTGCCCAGAGCTTGGAGCTCTGGGGGACACATTGGTGTCTTCCAGCTTTGCATCCAACGCATCGGTGCTAATAATTAAGCAGCATGCGAGCTGTAGTTATGGGGGTactgaagatatatatattaatgacaTGGATGGGGGGAGTACTGATTATGAAGCTGGACGCAATAATAAGATCAGTGGGTGTCTCACGGAGATGTCATGGCACTTACCTCAAAAGAACAGGAACTGA